The Bacteroidales bacterium genome includes the window AAATAGGGTCTTCCTTCGCCAGGAACATATGCTGTTCGGTCATTTCATCTGTGGAAAATCTATATGGAAGATTTTGATCTTCATTGCCGAAAGTCTCTTTCAGGTAAAAAAACCTGAACCCGTCTGTCTGGTAAATAAATCCACGTTTATAATGGAAACAGCTACAGATATACGCAAGTAGATCAGGTAACTTGTAATGATTAATCAATTCAATACTGTGGAGTATGAATGAGGTAAGATCTTTTTTATGCCCGGTAATATTCAATTTTGCTAAGATTTACTTCAATATATTTTAGTTGATCCAGTGTAAGTAAAAAAAAAACAACAACAAAATAAATATATATTTAAATAATTCCCAAATTTTATTGGATGAAGAAAATAATGTACAAGGTAAGTTATCCATATCGGATACCTGACAATTTGTGGAGTGTACAAAAAAATATATCTTTGTTATCAAAATTTAAAACCATGAAGAAAATCTTACCTGTTATATGTTTGGTCGGATGTTTGTATCAATCATGTTCCAATCAATCCAAAGATGACAATATGAATCCGTTTTTAAAACCGTACGACACCCCATTTGCTGTTCCACCTTTTGATAAGATCACTAACAATGATTATATACCTGCTTTTGAAGAAGGAATGCGTCAGCAATTGGATGAGGTAAATGCCATTATTTCATCTAAAAAGAAGCCGACATTTGATAATGTGATTGTAG containing:
- a CDS encoding peptidase M3 — protein: MKKILPVICLVGCLYQSCSNQSKDDNMNPFLKPYDTPFAVPPFDKITNNDYIPAFEEGMRQQLDEVNAIISSKKKPTFDNVIVALDRSGQLLRNVRMVFSGINSAETSDEMQAIDKEINPKLSQHNDDIFLNMDLFARVKAVYEQ